The Candidatus Zixiibacteriota bacterium genome contains the following window.
AGACGAGCGATCTCGAACTCGTCAGGGAGATCATGTTGACACCGATCTGCGGCGAGATTACCGAACGCGAGCCATACAACGGTTATCTCATCCTGCAAGGGGGGGTTCCTGAGGTGGAGGCATTCCTCCGCACGATCCACAAATAGTATTGGAGTTGAGCCACGCGCCGATGCCCCATGCCCTGCCGTTTCCGCTACATCGATGACAGTGATTCTCTGCAGGCGCTGGCGGCCAGGCTTGGCGCCGTCGGAACGGTTGCACTCGACACCGAGGCGGACAGCCTGCATCATTACTATGAGAAAGTTTGCCTGATTCAGCTGACGTTTGACGACGAATCCTACATTGTCGATCCCCTGGCCGATATTGACCTGAATCCGCTACTCGATTCGCTGGCCACCCGAAAGCTCTTGATTCACGGCGCGGAATACGATTTGCGAATGCTCCGCGCCGGGTATCGGTTCAAACCAAAAGGCGAAGTTTTCGATACGATGCTCGCTGCCCAATTGGTCGAGGGCGAGGCGCGCAGCCTCGTGTCTTTGGTGAAGCAGTACCTCGGCGTCGAGCTGACCAAACAGAAGCAGCGCTCCGATTGGTCGCGCCGTCCGCTCGGCGACGACCAGCTCACGTATGCCTGCAATGATACCCGCTATCTCGCTCCCGTCGCCGAGCATCTGGAGCGCGAGCTGAACCGTCTGGGGCGGCTGGAATGGCACCGCGAATCGTGCCGCCGTATGGTCAAGGCCACCGGCACGGACAAACCACCGCTCGATCCCGACCGGGTGTGGCGCATTAAGGGCCTGAGCGAAATGGACCGCCGCCAACTGGCGTTCGTGCGTGAAATCTGGCGCTGGCGCGAGCGGGAGGCGCAGCGAGCCGACCTGCCGCCGTTCAAGATCATGGGCAATCAACTCATAATCGATCTCGCCCTGTGGGCCTCACAAGATCGCGGTCATCAACTGCTGCCGCAACCCAAACTGCCCCGCACATGTGAGGGCGCTCGCCTGCAGCGCCTCGAGGGAGCGATCCGTCATGCGCGACGGATGCGCGAGCCCAAGTGGCCGTTCTATCGCGTGGGCGCCAATCAGGTGCGCCCCGAGTACGGCCCCGAGCTGGAAACGCTGCGCGAGGAATGCGCTCGCATCGCTGCACAATTGGGCGTGGAGCCGTCGCTGGTGGCATCGCGCAAGCAGCTTGAGGCCATAGCTCTCGCCCGCCCGACCACACCGTCCACTCTCCAAAAAGCTGGCCAACTAATGGACTGGCAGACAGAGTTGCTGCTACCGGTGGCAAGCAAGGTTTTCGAGACTTAGACCTGGAGGCCCACCGGTCCTCTGATCGATATTGCGAAGCTCGGCCTACAGGCAGTCGGGCAGGCCGAGCGAGAATCCCGTTATGAACAGATAATCGATCAGATTGGTGATATCGCCAATCGTAATATCGTCACAGGATGCAGCGCCTGGAGCCGATTGATTGATGTCCGCCTCCGGCAAACAGCCTATAACTCCCACACACGTCCCCGTGATGAACTTGGCATCGATAAGAGTCGTAACATCGCCGATTGTGGGCTCGTCCTCGCCGCTGCCGTTGGCATCGCCCACGTTGCCGACACAGCAACACGCATCGCCGACTCCGTTTCCGTCGAAGTCCTCCTGTCCGGCATTTGCCACCAGCGGGCAGTTGTCGGACACGTCCGCAACACCGTCGTTGTCGTCATCCGTATCGCAGGCATCCCCCTGGCCGTCGAGATCGGTATCGAGCTGGCTTGCATTCGCGGCCAGCGGGCAGTTGTCGGCGTCATCCGTAAACCCGTCGTTGTCGTCATCAGCGTCACAAGCGTCACCCTGGGGATCGCCGTCGTTGTTGGCCTGGCCGGGATTTACTACCAGCGGGCAATTGTCGGAACCGTCGGCGACTCCGTCGTTGTCGTCATCCGTATCGCAGACATCGCCCTGGCCGTCGGTATCGGAATCGAGCTGATTGGCATTGGCCGCAAACGGACAGTTGTCGCCGGTATCAGGGACTCCATCATTGTCGTCGTCAGTGTCGCACGCGTCACCCTGAGAGTCGCCGTCGTTGTTGGCCTGGTTGCTGTTCGCGATCAGCGGACAATTGTCCGATGGGTCTTGAATCCCGTCACCGTCGTCATCCGGATCGCAGGCATTGCCCAGTGCATCGAGATCGGTGTTTAACTGATCAGGATTGGCCACGGTCGGGCAGTTATCGCATCCATCCGGTATCCCGTCGCCATCGGTGTGAGCGAAGTCGTTGAATCCCGGGCAGATATCGCATCCGTCTGGGGCGTTGTCGCCATCGGCATCGGCATTATCGTCGAATCCGGGGCACAGGTCACACACGTTGCCGGAACCGTCGCCGTCGGCATCCTCCTGGCCGGCGTTTGCCTGCGCAGGGCAGTTGTCACAATCATCGGGGACACCGTCGTTGTCGGCATCCGAGGGCGATTGATCAGGATTATAGGTGTTAGGACAATTATCGCAAACGTCGCCAACACCGTCAGCATCCGCATCTTCCTGGCCGGGGTTGTTAATCTGGGAGCAGTTGTCGCTTCCGTTTGCCACCAGATCCCCGTCCACATCAGGGTCACACACGTCAGTAATGAGATCCCCGTCAAGATCATCAGCCGGACGGAATAAATAAGCCGCTCCGGCGTCATTACCTCCGGAATCCTCGAGCAGAGCGCCGACGATGACTTCAGCCCGACCATCACCGCTGGCGTCTCCCCCACCGGCGACGGCGAACCCGAACCACTCCGTTGTATCCAC
Protein-coding sequences here:
- a CDS encoding HRDC domain-containing protein, encoding MPCRFRYIDDSDSLQALAARLGAVGTVALDTEADSLHHYYEKVCLIQLTFDDESYIVDPLADIDLNPLLDSLATRKLLIHGAEYDLRMLRAGYRFKPKGEVFDTMLAAQLVEGEARSLVSLVKQYLGVELTKQKQRSDWSRRPLGDDQLTYACNDTRYLAPVAEHLERELNRLGRLEWHRESCRRMVKATGTDKPPLDPDRVWRIKGLSEMDRRQLAFVREIWRWREREAQRADLPPFKIMGNQLIIDLALWASQDRGHQLLPQPKLPRTCEGARLQRLEGAIRHARRMREPKWPFYRVGANQVRPEYGPELETLREECARIAAQLGVEPSLVASRKQLEAIALARPTTPSTLQKAGQLMDWQTELLLPVASKVFET
- a CDS encoding thrombospondin type 3 repeat-containing protein, giving the protein MCRAALRRSGRFGWSRLLGLVGILAAAAVPSGAHGACDYATYIFFGEDNFADFGSSVQFAGDVNNDGYDDIVIGAPVAGDNESGEVYVYSGRTGRLLRHLLGAAALDKFGAAVSTAGDVDGDGYDDLLIGAPDNDAVASGAGRAYVYSGQNWTLLYSLNGQAANDHFGFSVAYAGDVNGDSNPDVIVGATGNSAGGTAAGRAYVYSGPTGSLIWTFTGPATASQLGNAVSGAVDVNNDTFDDLIVGAYFHNAGTGRVYVYSGADATVLHTFNGAATFDGFGFSVAGLRDINADGYDDVIVGARNHDFAATDAGRVYVYSGQTGGIIWTFDGVGVQDYFGVSVARAGDVNSDGIDDILAGGYGYNQDGVADRGLARIFSGQTGSLLFEFIGVDTTEWFGFAVAGGGDASGDGRAEVIVGALLEDSGGNDAGAAYLFRPADDLDGDLITDVCDPDVDGDLVANGSDNCSQINNPGQEDADADGVGDVCDNCPNTYNPDQSPSDADNDGVPDDCDNCPAQANAGQEDADGDGSGNVCDLCPGFDDNADADGDNAPDGCDICPGFNDFAHTDGDGIPDGCDNCPTVANPDQLNTDLDALGNACDPDDDGDGIQDPSDNCPLIANSNQANNDGDSQGDACDTDDDNDGVPDTGDNCPFAANANQLDSDTDGQGDVCDTDDDNDGVADGSDNCPLVVNPGQANNDGDPQGDACDADDDNDGFTDDADNCPLAANASQLDTDLDGQGDACDTDDDNDGVADVSDNCPLVANAGQEDFDGNGVGDACCCVGNVGDANGSGEDEPTIGDVTTLIDAKFITGTCVGVIGCLPEADINQSAPGAASCDDITIGDITNLIDYLFITGFSLGLPDCL